In bacterium, the sequence TTTAAGTATGCTTAATATTTCAAATCTGTAAGGAGTTTCTGAAAAATTGTTCTTTGTAAGATAGATAAGAGCGGTTTTTTGAAGATGGTATGCTTTTGTTCTGTTTACTGCTTCAGATGGATAGCCAAAGGAAAGGGTGTCCCGTAGTTTTACCTCAATAAATACAATGGATTTTCTATCCTGTGCGATTATATCTATTTCACCTGTTTTTGTTCTGAAGTTTCTGGATAATATTTTATATCCATGCCTTCTTAAAAATTTTATAGCCAGTTGCTCTCCAATAGTTCCTTTACTTCTTTTATCCACAGGACTACATACCCTTTTCTTTGATATAATACATCTTGGCTCTCGGTGCAAGTTTGTTCTTATCTCTTGTACGGACCACTTCTATCTTTGCTACGAGAGGGGAATAAAGTGGGAAGGTTCTTTCCACACCTTCTCCATAAGAGACCTTTCTTACTGTGAATGTTTCCCTCATGCCACTTCCCTTTCTCGCAATACAGATACCTGTGAATGCCTGGAGACGTTCTTTTTCTCCTTCTCTCAATTTCACATATACAGTGATTTCATCCCCTGGCCAGAATTCAGGTATTTCTTTTTGTGCAGTATTTTTTTTCTCAATCTCTTCAATAATTTTTTTACCCATTTTTTTCTCCTTGTAGATATTTTCTATAAAGGTCAGGCCTTCTCTCTTTTGTTCGTTTTTCTGCCTGCCTCTTTCGCCACTTTTCTATCTCTTTATGGTTACCTGAAAGTAATACTTCAGGAACCTTCAACCCTTTAAATATCGCTGGTTTTGTATATGATGGCCAATCCAGAAGATACTGGTGAAAACTATCATATACCGGTGCTTCTTCAGGTAGTACCCCGGGTAATAATCTTACCACACAATCAACGATAACCATAGCAGGTAGTTCACCACCTGTGAGTACATAGTCACCGATAGATATTTCATAGTCAACAATAGAACTTACCCGTTCATCCACACCTTCGTAATGGCCACATATGACTATCAGTCCGTCCTCTCCGCTTAATTTTTCTGCTAATTTCTGGTTGAATAAAGTGCCCTGCGGAGTTGTCAACAATACTTTTCCTTTTATATTATACTTCCTTATGTGTTCTACAGCAGTAAAGATAGGTTCACACTTAAGCACCATACCTTTACCACCACCATAAGGTGTATCATCTACTTTCTTATGTTTATCGTTTGTAAAGTCCCGTAAGTTCCAGACATTTATTTTTACAATCTTTTTTTCAACGGCTCTTTTTACTATGCTTACATTTAATGGTGTAAAAACATCAGGGAATATAGTAATTATATCAATTCTCATATAGAAGATTTACAGATTAATCTTTGCTATTGTGCTAATCTGTAAAAAAATATTATCCAATGCTAACTTTAAATTTATATTATACCTTATTCTGCTTTTCAATTCCAGAAATTGTTCCAGTATTTTAAGCAGGTTGTTTTTATCTAAATATAAAAAACTATCATCAAAGTTTTTATTTATAATTAGATATTCAGGGACATCTGCTTTTTTAAGGTATATATCCCTGTAAAGTACAAGTATTTTACCTACAAATTCTTCCATTTCTTCTCTATCTCTATCGTTTACCAATACATCAACTGCCTTAAAAAACCCCCAAAAATTTTTAGTTCTTAAACAATCTAAAATTTCTACAAACTGCCGATATACTCCTTCCATATCCTCTGTATATTCAGGTAGAGTATAGTTAAGTCGTATTTTCTGACATCTTGAGACAATGGTTGGCAGAAAAAAATTAATGTTATTGCTCTGTATTATCAGAGTTCCATAGATAGGAGGTTCTTCAAGTATTTTTAACAATGCATTGGCTGCTTCAGGTCTCATATAGTCAATCTCAAAGATATATATCTTTCTACCTCCATAGTATGGAGTTATAAAAATATCTTCTTTTACCCACCTTACATCATCTATTGAGAGAGTATTTTTAGAAGGGATTATCCACTTTGTATCAGGATGTGATTTACTCTCAATCTGTCTGCAGGAGATACACTCATTACAGGGAGGTATTTCTTTACAATGGAGAAGTTTTGACAGGAATATAACACATTCATTCCTGTCCTTTCTGCTACCTCCAAATATGATATATGCCCCTGAAATTCTTTCCTTTTTTTTTATCCTTACGAGAAAATTCCTCACCTCATCTATATTCATCAATAAATCTCTCCCACTCTTTTATAATATCTCTTTGTGTCAGGACAACTGTTTTCCTTTTTATTACTTTTATCCTTTTTTTATCATATTTAGCAATACGAAGGTATCCATTTCTCACTTTTTCCTGGAATTCAAATGATTCTTTTTCAATCCTGTCCTTCTTTTTATTTTTTAACACAGGAAGAAGATTTCTGGTTGGTGTATCTATCAGGAAGGTTATGTCAGGGATTAGGTCTCTTACAAGAACTCTGTGAATGTATCTGATAAGGTTTAGAGGAATACCTCTTCCATATCCCTGATATGCGGTTGTTGAATCAATATATCTATCAAGAACAATTATTTTCCTTTCATTTACATACGGTCTGACAACTTCTTCAACAAGTTGACCACGGCTGGCAAGATACAAAAACAGTTCACTTAACGGACATATTTTACTTCTGTTATCAAGGAGAATCTTCCTTATTTTTTCTCCTGTAGCTGTTCCACCTGGTTCATTGAGAAGGACATAATCCAGACCTTTTTTATGTAGATACTTACAGAATAGCTTTGCCTGTGTACTTTTACCGCAGCCATCTATACCTTCAAAACTTACTATTATACCTTTTCTCACAGCAGATTCTCTTTCAGTCAATAAATTTTATATATACCTTGCCTAGCACATTTTTATCTTCTTTTATTTCTATCTCAAATTTGTTCTTTTCTTCATTCACAGCATATTTTTTAATCATATCTTTATAGGTAGCCCAGTAGCCAATATCTTGCAGGTCATTCTCTCTCTGGTTACCTGCAAAGCCCCTTATATCCGCTTTTATGTTTTCAGTATTATTTGTGCTATACACTACCTTTTCTATTTTAAATTTAGTCCCTTTCTTTATCTCTAACTCCCCTTCTGGTGCAAGGGTAAAGGTACTGTCCTCAGTTGTTATTATCACTGTAAAATCAGGAGATTTCTGTATTGCTTCAGTGGATTCTTTAACCGGTGCCGGAATATTCTTTTGCATTATTTCTTCTTTTTGTAATTTCTGAATAACAGAACATGAGTATTGAGGAATAAGACAGAGATAATATAACACAATCCCTCCATATATAACTGTAATTACTGCTCCAAAGATAAATTTCTTCTTGTTAATCTTCAATAATATTACAGAAAGAATGATTAATAAAAGTAATAAACCGATATTTATAAAAGAGAAAAGAAATACACGTTCTAACATATTACCCCTCCTGGTAAATTGTTATTCTGTTTTTTCCGCTGGATTTTGAAGCAAATAGTGCATGGTCTGCCTTACTTATTATTTCTTCGTCTGTCTCTCCATGTTCAGGGAAAGTAGCAATTCCTATACTCATTGTCAGATGGATGTCCTTTTCTACAATTCCTTTTAGAAATTGGTATTTTGATACATTTTTCTTTAATCTTTCTGCAAAAGCCATTGCTTCAACACTTGATGTAAAAGGTAAAAGATATGCGAATTCATCTCCTCCAAACCGACATACCACATCACTTTCCCTCGCAGTGTTTTTTATCAGAAATCCCAGTTCGGATAGAATTCTGTCTCCTTTTGGATGTCCATAACTATCTACATAATATTTAAAATTATCAAGGTCTGACAGCATAATTGAAACAGGGAAACCCACTCTTTTTGCTCTCGCGAATTCCTGTTCTACTCTTTGTTTGAAATAACGTCTATTATAAAGACCTGTAAGAGCATCTGTTATGGATGCTTTATTTACCTCTTCATGTAATATTGAGTTTTCAACCTCTATGTTAAGGTGTCTCAAGAAGATATCTATCTCATTCTTTGTTTCTTCAAACAGGGTAGATTTTTTTCTCGTCCTTGAATCGGAAATTCCTACAATAACAACTGCTTTTGTTTTTTTCCTGTCTCCCACAGGTAGTATAATAACTTCCCTGCAATTTGCAAAGTTATATTCTACAAGATAATGTTTTATTTTCTTATCTATCTCTTCAGAGATACCTACAGGCGAAAAGGTAAAAACAGAA encodes:
- the tmk gene encoding dTMP kinase is translated as MRKGIIVSFEGIDGCGKSTQAKLFCKYLHKKGLDYVLLNEPGGTATGEKIRKILLDNRSKICPLSELFLYLASRGQLVEEVVRPYVNERKIIVLDRYIDSTTAYQGYGRGIPLNLIRYIHRVLVRDLIPDITFLIDTPTRNLLPVLKNKKKDRIEKESFEFQEKVRNGYLRIAKYDKKRIKVIKRKTVVLTQRDIIKEWERFIDEYR
- the rplS gene encoding 50S ribosomal protein L19 — translated: MPEFWPGDEITVYVKLREGEKERLQAFTGICIARKGSGMRETFTVRKVSYGEGVERTFPLYSPLVAKIEVVRTRDKNKLAPRAKMYYIKEKGM
- a CDS encoding GGDEF domain-containing protein, which produces MKKVLKDRIFIITEVLLYIVVTVTIVLTAMWIEPVATFRYALRIIIPFLSITYFFLFLVFRIISFYYSLLLQQKNFIELLNSGLIRLGTYVKTDALLKESLDIFLNFYGGDRGVIIITDDRIKEYVSTDILTVNISKEKGFTGEAKRTYSVFTFSPVGISEEIDKKIKHYLVEYNFANCREVIILPVGDRKKTKAVVIVGISDSRTRKKSTLFEETKNEIDIFLRHLNIEVENSILHEEVNKASITDALTGLYNRRYFKQRVEQEFARAKRVGFPVSIMLSDLDNFKYYVDSYGHPKGDRILSELGFLIKNTARESDVVCRFGGDEFAYLLPFTSSVEAMAFAERLKKNVSKYQFLKGIVEKDIHLTMSIGIATFPEHGETDEEIISKADHALFASKSSGKNRITIYQEG
- a CDS encoding YraN family protein, whose product is MDKRSKGTIGEQLAIKFLRRHGYKILSRNFRTKTGEIDIIAQDRKSIVFIEVKLRDTLSFGYPSEAVNRTKAYHLQKTALIYLTKNNFSETPYRFEILSILKEDRRYRIEIIPLEI